The Vicia villosa cultivar HV-30 ecotype Madison, WI linkage group LG1, Vvil1.0, whole genome shotgun sequence genome includes a region encoding these proteins:
- the LOC131643890 gene encoding methyl-CpG-binding domain-containing protein 4, with amino-acid sequence MSGTPDTSKTPTSSNKRAVSTQGSVDIYAAQCKSCMKWRVIDTQEEFEEIRHKIILEPFDCSRKANCSCDDPADIEYDSTRTWVIDKPNLPKTPQGFKRTLVLRKDYSKLDSYYITPTGKKLRTRNEIAAYLKDHPELTGVSASDFDFSSPKIMQDTIPEFIEQKDSASKKAKIT; translated from the exons ATGTCAGGCACTCCAGATACCTCAAAAACTCCAACCTCTTCTAACAAG AGAGCAGTGTCAACTCAAGGATCAGTTGATATATATGCAGCACAGTGCAAAAGTTGCATGAAATGGAGAGTGATTGATACGCAGGAGGAGTTTGAAGAGATTCGACATAAAATCATCCTAGAGCCTTTTGATTGTAGCAGAAAGGCTAATTGTAGCTGTGATGATCCTGCTGATATTGAATATGATTCTACTCGAACATGGGTCATTGACAAGCCTAACCTTCCAAAGACTCCACAAGGTTTCAAGAGAACTTTGGTGCTCAGGAAAGATTACTCTAAATTGGACTCTTACTACATCACACCAACAGGTAAAAAACTGAGAACCCGCAATGAGATAGCAGCATATCTAAAAGACCATCCAGAATTAACTGGTGTATCTGCTTCGGATTTCGATTTTTCATCCCCGAAGATAATGCAGGACACTATCCCAGAATTTATTGAGCAGAAGGATTCTGCTAGCAAAAAAGCTAAGATAACTTAA